In the Silene latifolia isolate original U9 population chromosome 1, ASM4854445v1, whole genome shotgun sequence genome, taaatatgcatataattatgactcatcatctACTCACTTGGATATTATTTagcccgtcttcagcttgtgacagataaatccgtcttcaatgagatttgcTGAATTGCAACTATGCAAGTGTCCATCCAACCAATCGCCCTTCACCATTCTAAAGCACACATGCCCACTTTCCCATTTACTTTAAACAGATTGCATGTGAACCAATGAACGCCAATCACCAACCAAACTCACAAGAGTTCTACAATGtaggaaaacaaacaaaacaaaaaagcaaagcagtgaaaaaaaaagaaaaaaacagggTCGTATATTGGATTTTAGAAACCGGTTTCATGACAATTTGAAGCCCTCTATAATAGGAAAACTTAGTTTTTTAGCAAATACTTCGTAGTACTTAAACCTCTCATTCGGTTAGCGAACACGAACAAATGATTAGGTATGAGTCCCTCTTCTAAGAACCTTTTGAACATGCATTAGACGGCCTCGGAACAAAATGACATATTTGTCAGCTTTTTATTTATGTCCAAATTGTTTTCTTGCCATTATTTATGACCATTCAATTGCGCCATTTAGCTCCATATCTTTGATTTAGCTGCTGCATTATCTCTTCATATATTCAGGCAGCAAAATGATGCTCAGAAGTTCTTCCACCCCAATTCTTGGTTCACTTCTTTCGTCGTATTCCGAATCTccaaaccaccaccacaaccaccaccatcaccaccatccCGAGTTCAACTCTCCGAAACACGTTCCAAACAAGTTGTTTTTCCACCATGCACAAGCAGGGCATTTACATCTTACAAGCCCCTCATCACACTTGTTTTATTCCTCTCCTTGTGTTAATTCCGAAATCATTTCTACTGATCGCGATAGTGGCCTAAAAAGCGGGTTTAGAAGAGCGCAGTCCGAGGGAAATTTGGAAGGTTTGCTGTCTGATTCTTGCAATAGCTTTGATGAATTTAATCATCCAAATTTAACCAAAAAATTCCCTCGGAAACCCAGCTGTGCAGTCTTGCAAAGTATCCCTTCCTTTTCGGTTTACAATCCTAACAGGAAATATGAGGAGGgcgaggaagaggaagaagagcagGAAAGTGGTGAAGAATCTGAAGAGGAGATGATCAAGGCAGAAAGTGGTAATTACGAGGGGACGTCAATGAATGTTCAAAGTGAAGATTTAAGCATGGCGTTTATAAATAATATGTGGCTGCAAGACATTAATGTCGTCGTTGAACAAAATGATGGCGCTACTACAAAAATGCACCTTGCAAAGGGACTTGGAGCTATGTCCGGTGGGTTCAATGGCAGCGGAGGCGGCTATAAGGAGCATAAAACCCGAGAATTTGGTGGTGAGGGCGGGGATGAAGTTAGCATGGAAGAGTATTACAAGAAAATGGTGGAGGAGAATCCTGGTAGCTCATTGTTCTTGAGAAATTATGCCCAATTTCTACATCAGGTAAATAAATCTCAATAATCTCTTTCTGATTTCAGTACTTCCAAAACAGATCTCAAATTCCACTAACAAACCATTCATTTGGGCCATTACGGATtcttaataaataaataaatgaatgagacacctaaatatggaataggtaaacaaatgaccgggacagagggagtaagtGCAACTAAAAGCATGGTCACCAGTTTCTCTGTTTGCATGTAGACGAAGAAAGATTTAAGAGGGGCGGAAGAGTATTACTCTCGAGCAATACTCATGGATCCAGGCGATGGAGAGATACTATCAAAGTATGCCCAAGTAACTTGGGAGCTCCATGGCGATGAAGATCGAGCTGTAACCTATTTTGATCGAGCTGTACAAGCTTCCCCTGAAGATAGGTTAGTTTTCAGATCAGGTCAACATTTCCACATTTTTAACTCAAGCTTCATCCAGTAATTTTAGTTAATTATGAACATTGTTTTGTCAACCAGCCATATACTCGCAGCGTATGCTGGTTTTCTATGGGAAACAGAAGACGCGGAGGATGATCTATGCACATTGCCTCCATTACTCCACGACACTGCCATTGCTGCTGCATTTTAGGTTTCGTAACAACATGTTTCGTTATTGGTAtttatactatatatatatatatgctcgTTCCTAGACTAATTCAAAACAAAAATAAGGGAAACTTTCGATAGTATTTTTTTATAGAtcaaaacaattatgtaaaatCATGCCAAAAGTCACTATATAATCTCTACAACTGGTTTTAGAATTGCATGTGCCACAAAATATCAGAAGAATTTTCATGAAACTATGAAAGAATTCACTGCTACTCTACTTCATTTCTATTTATCTGCAAGTTGAGACCATGAAAACGCGAGGTACTGAATAAAATTCAGATACCGCGAATGCAAAAACCAGTAGTCAAATAACCAAAACTTTGTAGAAATGTGATCAAAAAGCATTCCCCATAAGGATGATAATATGGGGAGTAAGGAGACATGCATCGCCTTCTGAAAAGAATGTATTTACGCATATAAACCCCAAACTGAGGGTTACCCATCATTCAACACTAGCAAAATAACCAGGAGACCAAACAAAGTCGAATCGCCCATTCCATATTGTCGCTTGGACGTGAGTTTTAATCGGTAGGGACGCTGCTGGAAACCGTTACCTCTTGACATTATTTCCTCGGCCAGTTTTTCTGCCTTTACCTCGCCTTCTGCGTCTTGGTATAGCTGTCAAATGCGAAGACAAAGAGTTACAAGGCAATCTTTCAATAAAGCACACACCAGCTAATTTACTGGTGTCTCAAGGGAGGTTGCTTCCGAATGACCCAAAATGAAAATCATAATAAGAACAAGCGCGCACCCACCAGCTAATTTACTGAGTCAATATGTTTAATTCCATTGTAATCCATAACCAAATAATATTGAATATTTGGCAAAACCATTTACATAACACATTACACatacctccacctccacctccacctcttGTACTGGTACTGCTGCTGCTTACTATCCTCTCCTCGATATATACTTGATTGCCCAGGAATTTTATAGTTGAAGCCTACAATAGTTGAACTCAAGATTGTTACAGTTAAACACATTAAATAGTAATCTTGATGGTAATAAAATGAAAGGTCTTCAAGTTTTCAGTCAGACTGTCAAACTAACAATTGAAGAGAATCCTCGGAAATTCATGTGACTGATGTAAGAGATGATTACGCAAGGCCACACGACATACAGACCAAATACATAAATTTtatcctggaagaatgcagtaGTAACAAAAATTAGGGGTATACCTTAATTGCGTTATGAACACCAGACATATCTTCGAACTCAACGAATGCATAGCAAACACCAGTTTCCTGCAAAATACCAGACATATGTTCATTAAATATCTAACAGAAGTTGATTAAGAACGTTACACAATGAAATAGTGGGAACTTACAGTTTTATTCCTGATGGTCACTCCATTAGATTTAATTTTACCAAAATTCATGAATTCCTTCTCAAGATCAGCGTTTGTAACATGAGACGGTAAGTTCCCCACGAGCACTGATGTCAGCTCTATGTATTATACAAGTAGAAAAGGAATATAAGCGAAGAAACAAAAATCCAGGAGAAATACAGTAGCAAGTCTAACAACATTATATAGATATACAGCCAAGCTTCATTTATTTTATCATTGTCATACAGGCTACAGCACTGgggcagatatatacaggggtgACCGACAAACAAAAACcaagattttttttttcctgCAACGCCCTTCGTCAAAACAAAGAACAAATATCAAGATTGGGAATCTAGTGATTTCTTTTTTTAGCATTGAAATGAGGCACAAGGCCAGTACGATGTGGAGGATCTGAACTTACTACCTATAATACACCAACCCTGAGTCTATACGAAGATGATTACACATAATTTAGCGCAAATCTAGTAATGTAAGTGATGCCTCTTACATAAAAACATAGATCTTTAATGCGAACTGAaccaaaacaaatacatggtgaATACAAATTTAAACAATTGCAGTCCTTAGTGTATCAAACTTAGGTGGCAGAACTACCCTCACCACAACACTCAAAGTAGCGGGACACGGGGACAATGCTAAAGAAGGGGCTTGACCAGCAGTACTCTAGGCACCGACACATGTTCGGAACTAATCCATACTGTTAATTTTATTAGTCTCCAGACAATGATCCTGCTAAATGCTCAGTACTGTAAAATTTATTAGCAAACAGAATGCTTGTTAATTGAATTTCAGCTGGACATGGCCACAAGTAAATGAAAAGATGCGAAAGAAAAAAAGTGGGtgaatgcatgcaaaacaatttaCATAACACATACCTCCACCTCTTGTACTGCTGCTTGCTCTCCCCTCATCGATGTATACTTGCTGGTTCAGCAATTTTATAGGTGAGGCCTACAATAGTTGAACTCGAGATTGTAACAGTTAAAAACATTAAATAGTAATCTTGATGAAAATCCTCGGATATTCGTGTGACTGATGTAAAAGATGATTGCGCAAGACCACACGACGTACAGACCAAACATAAAATTTTATGCTGGAAGAATACAGTAGTAACAAAAAATAGGGGTATGCCTTAATTGCGTTATGAGCACTAGACAAATCTTCAAACTCAACGAATGCAAAGCAAACACCAGTTTCCTGCAAAATACACTGTTAATTAAATTTCTAACAAGAGTTGATTAAGAACTTTACACAATGAAATAGGTGTGAACTTACAGTATTATTCCTGATGAGCACTCCATTAGGTTTAATGTTACCGAAATTCTTCAATTCCTTCTCAAGATCAGCATATGTAACACTCGACGGTAAGCTCCTCACAGACACAGATGTCAGCTCTACAGAATCAAGTAGAAAAGGAAACTGAGCGAAGAAACGAAAATCTGGGAGAAATACAGTAGCAAGTCTAACAACATTATATAGGTATACAGCCAAGCTCCAATGGTCAGTCCAtgagatttttttattttttttatcaataTAATAATATATCATATAGCATCAGGCAAATTTATAAAAGGAGTTTCCGAGTCTGGCAGAACAGGAACTGAGAAAGGCTGGAAGTAGatgataaacaaaaaaaaacaagaattTGTTTTTTCTGCAATGCCCTTTGTCAAAACAAAGAAAAAACATCAAGACTGGGGATCTAGTTATGTGTTTTTTAGTATTGAAATGAGGCACGATGTGGCAGATTTGAACTTGTTACGTATTATACACCGACCCTGAGTCTTTCCGAAGATGAAAACACATCATTTAGTGCAAAGCTAGTAATGCAAGTGATGCATTCTTACATAAAACATAGTAAATCTTTAATGAGAACtgaacccaaaaaaaaaagacatgCTGAATGCATCAAGCCCATTAGTACAATCAAATCTAAATGCCAAAGAACTTAATTTTGAAATGAAAACATTACAAAAGATAATAAtgcattttcaaacaaaaaacctTAGTGTTATCAGACTTAGGAGGCAGGGCCTCCTCTCACCACAACACTTGAAATGATAAGTCAAAGTAGATTTCTAGTTTTACTGTTTGGTTTTTATGTTACCAAGCAAGGGAGGGTTCCTATAAGAAACAGACACTAATTACAAAATTCGGGACACGGGGACATTGTCAAAGAAGCGGCTTGACCAGTACTCTAAACACGGACACATGTTCGGAACTAATCCATACTGTTAATTTTATTAGTCACCAGACAATGACCCTGCTAAATGCTCCCTACTGTAAATTTTATTAGCCACCAAAGTGCTTGTTACTTTAATTTCAGCTGGACATGGCCACAAGTAAAtgaaaaaaagcaaaagaaaaaaagtgGGTGAATGCATGCTAATATTCAAATAATTTACTACACATACCATGTCGTGTCAACACGCGATGCACCAGTGATGTGACTTGTTGGAGTAATGATAATTCAATTGAACCATTTGTCTAACCCGCCCTCTTTAACATTTGTGCAAAAGCAAACGGGGCAATTCCAAATAACAGAATGGAGCAGTACTTTAAGATCTCAATACCAAAAGAGTGTACGGAACATCCATATGTCCACGAAACCATTCTCTGTGAAGAGTCGCGTGACCTATCGGCTATGACCTATCTACAATACACTGATAAGCAATTTTTATTAAAACAGAATACCAATTAAACCCTGAAGTCAAGTGCTCCGACAAACTATTTTGACAGAACTGGAATCTTCAAACAGAAGAAACTATCACCAAGTATGATGTCCTGTCTCGCAATAACTCACACAGCTTAGGAGTAATTTCAACTGAATCCCTCATAGGATTGGCCATGGAGTAGCCATATTAGTAGCTGATGAACAAAACAGTATTCTAAAAGTTGCTTAATGACGCAAGTAATTCAATTGGAAAGAAGGCATAATCAATTTTTTGTAGAATCTGGACAAAAAGCTTAAGCATACCTTCTTTAATTATAATGTCAGGCATGCTTTGTCTTACGGAAGGTTGACAAGGAATAACAGATTGAGAAGATTGTCCTTTTGATGCTTGCAACTGGATCATTAAGATATTAAATATCAAATCATGGATACTAGACGACTTTACTGACAGTTCTTTTTCTCAAATAACAAGACTAATTGGAAATTTAGGTCAATTGATTTCTATACGCCGCCAAAAATCTGGTAAGTGTCTCTAAGATATTGTGAGAGTGAAACTGCAACAAGAACACAGGAAGCTAAAAAATGAACACAAATAGCTACTAAAATAAGGAAACATACAATGGAAGCATATGATAAACTTGCAGGTTCTGCAGCAGATTCA is a window encoding:
- the LOC141603964 gene encoding uncharacterized protein LOC141603964 — its product is MMLRSSSTPILGSLLSSYSESPNHHHNHHHHHHPEFNSPKHVPNKLFFHHAQAGHLHLTSPSSHLFYSSPCVNSEIISTDRDSGLKSGFRRAQSEGNLEGLLSDSCNSFDEFNHPNLTKKFPRKPSCAVLQSIPSFSVYNPNRKYEEGEEEEEEQESGEESEEEMIKAESGNYEGTSMNVQSEDLSMAFINNMWLQDINVVVEQNDGATTKMHLAKGLGAMSGGFNGSGGGYKEHKTREFGGEGGDEVSMEEYYKKMVEENPGSSLFLRNYAQFLHQTKKDLRGAEEYYSRAILMDPGDGEILSKYAQVTWELHGDEDRAVTYFDRAVQASPEDSHILAAYAGFLWETEDAEDDLCTLPPLLHDTAIAAAF